Proteins encoded in a region of the Candidatus Nanosynbacter sp. HMT-352 genome:
- a CDS encoding ATP-dependent Clp protease ATP-binding subunit translates to MPEDFSELEPRLTETARASLERAGFLAHNEGSEYVGTEHILLGVLAQNSSLGAKILAENGVTLDRAEMALNLTAKPLVITIVSKGLSTEVVELIRIAWQLAVEFGQEKIGTEHIVYGMLQQHEARATKLLRDMNVDIDNLRGSLEDVFDKQQFESLQSERSKASKNSGDLRVLEKFGVDLTRRASEGFLDPVIGRALEIQRMITILGRRSKNNPALIGEPGVGKTAVVEGLAQRIADNKVPEFLKGKRLFQLDLTAMIAGTKYRGQFEERLQKVLAVAKKHQEVILFIDELHLLVGAGSAEGSMDAANVLKPALSRGEVRLIGATTFDEYRKHIEKDAALSRRFQSVTVNEPSSEEAVEMMRGLRGKLAKHHQVQIPDEMLTEAVDLSQRYVTERFLPDKAIDVIDEAASLLKSSSPIKLSRKDKLARQIKRLAGKIDAAVEAENYEKAAEFKMQMRQLELQAEALRDEASDEPVLTDEYLRRAVSAMTNIPIDRLSLNQMKDLIRLEKRLSQSVLGQNEAIEQLARAIRRNKAGLNRQSGPLGSFIFLGPTGVGKTELARVLAREVFGGDDSLIKIDMSEFSERHTASRLVGAPAGYVGYEDGGKLTDRVRRRPYSVVLFDEIEKAHPDVLNLLLQILEDGKLSDSHGRTVSFRQTIIILTSNVGAEQMIQDSELGFGVSGQKKSASENRHEKNSRAALRELEEFLRPELIGRFDNVITFKPLSRSIVRKIFDNLTSDLVKAVAQHGMTLDITSSAKRWLIDRGFDEQRGVRVLRRIIQSELADPLSDVLLSNKAKPGDTLEAKIDNNKVVINVNHA, encoded by the coding sequence ATGCCAGAAGATTTTTCTGAATTAGAACCTCGGCTGACGGAAACGGCTCGAGCCAGTTTGGAGCGAGCTGGTTTTCTGGCGCATAATGAGGGAAGTGAATATGTTGGCACGGAGCATATTTTGCTTGGTGTGCTGGCTCAAAATTCGTCATTGGGCGCAAAGATTTTGGCGGAAAATGGCGTAACTTTGGATCGTGCGGAAATGGCGTTGAACCTGACCGCGAAGCCGCTGGTGATTACGATTGTAAGTAAGGGTTTGAGCACTGAAGTTGTTGAATTGATAAGAATTGCCTGGCAATTAGCGGTTGAATTTGGGCAGGAAAAAATTGGCACGGAACATATCGTTTATGGAATGCTGCAGCAGCACGAGGCGCGAGCGACTAAATTGCTGCGGGATATGAACGTTGACATTGACAATCTGCGTGGAAGTTTGGAAGATGTGTTTGATAAACAGCAGTTTGAATCTCTGCAGAGTGAACGCAGTAAGGCAAGTAAAAATTCTGGCGATTTGCGAGTTTTGGAGAAATTCGGTGTCGATTTGACGCGGCGTGCTAGCGAAGGATTTTTGGATCCGGTGATTGGTCGAGCGTTGGAAATTCAGCGAATGATCACGATTTTGGGTCGGCGTAGCAAGAATAATCCAGCGCTAATTGGCGAACCTGGCGTCGGTAAAACTGCGGTCGTTGAGGGTTTGGCACAGAGGATTGCTGATAATAAAGTTCCCGAATTTTTGAAGGGTAAGCGACTTTTTCAACTGGATTTGACGGCGATGATTGCTGGGACGAAATATCGCGGGCAATTTGAGGAGCGATTGCAAAAAGTTTTGGCGGTCGCCAAAAAACATCAAGAAGTTATTTTGTTTATTGACGAGTTGCATCTGTTGGTTGGCGCTGGTTCGGCTGAAGGCTCGATGGACGCAGCGAATGTATTGAAGCCAGCGTTGTCGCGAGGCGAGGTGCGATTAATTGGCGCGACGACGTTTGATGAATATCGAAAACATATCGAAAAAGATGCTGCGTTGTCACGGCGCTTCCAGTCGGTGACAGTCAATGAACCATCATCGGAAGAGGCGGTGGAAATGATGCGAGGTTTGAGAGGAAAATTAGCTAAGCATCATCAAGTTCAAATTCCTGACGAGATGCTGACTGAGGCAGTGGATTTGAGTCAGCGTTACGTGACGGAGCGATTTTTACCAGATAAAGCGATCGACGTGATTGACGAGGCGGCGAGTTTATTGAAGTCTAGCTCGCCAATAAAATTATCGCGTAAGGATAAGTTAGCTCGCCAAATTAAGCGATTGGCTGGGAAAATTGACGCCGCGGTCGAGGCTGAAAATTACGAAAAGGCCGCAGAGTTTAAGATGCAAATGAGGCAATTGGAGTTGCAAGCCGAAGCGCTGAGAGATGAAGCCAGTGATGAGCCGGTGTTGACTGATGAATATTTGCGTCGGGCAGTTTCGGCGATGACGAATATTCCGATTGACAGATTATCGTTAAATCAGATGAAGGATTTGATCCGCCTGGAGAAGCGACTGAGTCAAAGCGTTCTTGGTCAGAATGAAGCGATTGAACAGCTGGCACGCGCGATTCGTCGCAATAAAGCTGGGCTAAATCGTCAGAGTGGGCCGCTTGGGTCATTTATCTTTCTGGGTCCGACTGGAGTTGGTAAGACGGAATTGGCGCGAGTTCTGGCGCGAGAAGTTTTTGGCGGTGATGATAGCTTGATTAAAATTGACATGAGTGAGTTTTCCGAGCGTCACACGGCTAGTCGTCTTGTCGGTGCGCCGGCTGGTTATGTTGGCTATGAGGATGGCGGGAAATTAACGGATAGAGTTCGTCGTCGACCGTATAGTGTGGTATTGTTCGATGAAATTGAAAAGGCACATCCCGACGTTCTGAATCTGCTTTTGCAGATTTTGGAGGACGGCAAGTTAAGTGATTCTCACGGGCGAACGGTGAGTTTTCGGCAGACGATTATTATCTTGACGAGCAACGTCGGCGCCGAGCAAATGATTCAGGATTCGGAGCTGGGATTTGGCGTGTCTGGGCAGAAAAAGTCGGCTAGCGAAAATCGTCACGAGAAAAATTCGCGTGCCGCTCTGCGTGAGCTTGAGGAGTTTTTGCGTCCAGAATTGATTGGTAGATTTGATAACGTGATTACATTTAAGCCGTTGTCTCGCTCGATCGTGCGAAAGATTTTTGACAATCTCACGTCTGATTTGGTCAAGGCCGTCGCTCAACATGGAATGACGCTTGATATTACTTCTTCGGCGAAGCGTTGGTTGATTGATCGGGGATTTGATGAGCAGCGCGGCGTGCGAGTTTTAAGACGAATAATTCAGTCGGAGTTGGCGGATCCGTTGAGTGATGTTTTATTGTCCAATAAGGCAAAACCTGGCGACACGCTGGAGGCTAAAATTGATAATAATAAGGTGGTGATTAATGTCAATCATGCGTAA
- the nusA gene encoding transcription termination factor NusA, with the protein MEDLNIKQLTLAVRTIAEEKNLPEETVLSVIEQAIAAAWRRDNGTRDQLVRASLNVNNGTAVVSVVKTVVEEVENDANQIDLEEAKEIDPAAELGGEVVMETHNVTTFGRVAAQTAKQVILQRLREAEREVVLAEFEDKIGTVVIGTVQRVESRVVRIELGKAVGIMPQSEQIPGEYYGVGRRIKVYIKDIEREGRGPQLILSRGNEEFVRFLFNQEVPEMETGAVEIKAIAREAGRRTKLAVSSALPGVDPVGTFVGGHGARVQAVMNEIGEQEKIDIIPYEEDAAGFIANAMSPAEVLSVTVDEDEKRATVYVSEDQQSIAIGRAGQNVRLASRLTGYELDIEAKTPVKAEPKLRKNIEDSLMSVVEEVAE; encoded by the coding sequence ATGGAAGACTTGAATATTAAGCAGTTGACGTTGGCAGTGCGTACGATTGCTGAGGAAAAAAACTTGCCAGAAGAAACAGTTTTGAGCGTGATTGAACAGGCGATTGCGGCGGCTTGGCGCCGTGATAATGGTACGCGAGATCAGTTGGTTCGTGCAAGCTTGAATGTCAATAACGGTACGGCCGTCGTGTCGGTTGTTAAAACTGTTGTTGAAGAAGTTGAGAATGACGCCAATCAAATCGACCTAGAGGAAGCTAAGGAGATAGATCCTGCGGCTGAACTTGGCGGTGAAGTTGTGATGGAAACTCATAACGTGACGACTTTTGGTCGAGTTGCGGCTCAGACTGCTAAGCAAGTGATTTTGCAGCGTTTGCGCGAGGCCGAGCGTGAAGTTGTTCTGGCGGAATTTGAGGATAAAATCGGTACGGTTGTTATTGGTACGGTTCAGCGAGTTGAGTCACGTGTTGTGCGAATTGAGCTGGGCAAGGCTGTCGGAATTATGCCTCAGAGCGAGCAAATTCCTGGCGAATATTACGGCGTTGGTCGTCGAATTAAGGTTTATATTAAGGACATTGAGCGCGAAGGTCGCGGTCCGCAATTGATTCTTAGCCGCGGCAATGAAGAATTTGTGCGATTCCTGTTCAATCAAGAAGTTCCAGAGATGGAAACTGGTGCGGTTGAGATTAAGGCAATCGCTCGCGAAGCTGGTCGCCGAACTAAATTGGCGGTTTCTTCGGCGCTTCCTGGCGTTGATCCAGTTGGTACGTTTGTTGGTGGCCACGGTGCCCGCGTTCAGGCTGTGATGAATGAAATTGGCGAGCAGGAAAAAATTGACATTATTCCATATGAGGAAGATGCGGCTGGATTTATTGCTAATGCGATGAGCCCGGCAGAGGTTTTGAGTGTGACTGTCGATGAAGATGAAAAGCGTGCGACGGTTTATGTTAGCGAAGATCAGCAATCAATAGCAATTGGTCGCGCTGGACAGAATGTTCGCTTGGCAAGTCGATTGACTGGCTACGAGTTAGACATCGAAGCAAAAACTCCCGTTAAGGCGGAGCCAAAACTTCGAAAGAATATTGAGGATAGCTTGATGAGCGTAGTTGAGGAGGTGGCGGAATAA
- a CDS encoding GNAT family N-acetyltransferase produces MSPEVRLTKLSVDDDEVLNRAVPAYVEYTSGCDSMTDAKGALIGYIEGMNNYYCSDVFVVDTSDELSFGLVTACLDGYKITIEDLFVSKVARNRGIGRAAIAALAGEYPDARVIELYSLKSAEGFYQRIGFDQISPSTKKCLSLWRKELD; encoded by the coding sequence ATGAGTCCTGAGGTGAGGCTTACTAAATTATCGGTAGATGACGACGAGGTTTTGAATCGGGCAGTTCCTGCTTATGTAGAATATACCTCAGGCTGCGACTCTATGACCGATGCGAAGGGGGCTTTAATAGGTTACATAGAGGGTATGAATAATTATTACTGTAGTGATGTTTTTGTTGTCGATACTTCTGATGAGTTGTCATTTGGACTTGTGACTGCCTGTCTCGATGGATATAAGATTACGATAGAAGATCTTTTTGTTAGTAAAGTTGCACGTAATCGAGGAATTGGGCGAGCGGCTATTGCGGCTTTAGCTGGAGAATATCCGGATGCGCGTGTTATCGAATTGTATTCCTTGAAATCTGCTGAAGGATTTTACCAGAGAATTGGATTTGACCAAATATCGCCATCCACTAAGAAATGTTTATCTCTTTGGCGAAAAGAATTGGATTGA
- a CDS encoding HNH endonuclease family protein, whose product MRVNKIRRRQVVIALVILVAGVAVWASRISQPEPQTIQTSTQRELFGNSNAKAELEKIEVKGRAPKTGYSRKQFGNGWGKINGCSVREVILARDLIDEKIDEKCRVLSGVLNDPYTGQTIQFQRGEKTSSKVQIDHVVALSDAWQKGAQQISPEEREKLANDPLNLLAVDGPANQAKGDGDAATWLPSNKPFRCQYVARQIAIKRRYRLWVTEAEKSAMSGILEKCTEVN is encoded by the coding sequence ATGAGGGTGAATAAAATACGACGTCGGCAAGTGGTGATTGCACTGGTAATTTTGGTGGCTGGTGTGGCGGTTTGGGCTTCGCGAATTTCACAACCCGAACCTCAGACAATTCAAACTTCAACACAACGAGAATTATTTGGCAATTCGAATGCCAAAGCGGAATTGGAAAAGATAGAAGTTAAAGGGCGTGCGCCAAAGACTGGCTATTCCAGAAAGCAATTCGGCAACGGCTGGGGCAAAATTAACGGCTGCTCTGTGCGGGAAGTGATTCTGGCGCGAGATTTGATAGATGAGAAAATTGATGAAAAATGTCGAGTTTTGTCGGGTGTATTGAATGATCCGTACACTGGTCAAACAATCCAATTTCAGCGCGGCGAAAAAACCAGTTCTAAGGTTCAGATTGATCACGTCGTGGCTTTGAGCGATGCTTGGCAAAAGGGCGCACAACAAATATCTCCAGAAGAACGAGAGAAGTTGGCGAATGATCCGTTAAATCTGTTGGCGGTTGATGGTCCAGCGAACCAAGCCAAAGGTGACGGCGACGCGGCGACTTGGCTGCCGAGCAATAAGCCGTTTCGTTGTCAGTATGTAGCGCGCCAGATAGCAATAAAGCGACGATATCGCTTGTGGGTAACGGAAGCTGAAAAAAGCGCGATGTCAGGCATTCTGGAAAAGTGTACTGAAGTAAATTGA
- a CDS encoding M1 family metallopeptidase, with the protein MTKVPRLLDTFTPNYYNLTLDLTRAEEKEFSGTVIISGNSTSESILLHSKGLTIQSATIDDQPAGVSFGEFDELRLSQPNLKNGNHTIHIIFSGNITDAMHGLYPCYFTHDGIKKQLFATQFESHHAREVFPCVDEPAAKAEYDLTLITRPGITVLGNMPVKSEEENDDSLTTTFEKTPRMSSYLLAFVIGELHKKSARTKSSVEVNVWATPAQNENTLDFALDIATRSIDFYDEYFGVKYPLPKSDHVALPDFSSGAMENWGLITYRESCLLADPELTPESSRRFIATVIAHELSHQWFGNLVTMNWWNDLWLNESFANMMEYVAIDALHPEWRMWEDFATNEVTAALRRDSLDGVQSVQADVNHPDEISTLFDPAIVYAKGGRLLVMVRKLIGEEAFRAGLKSYFEKFAYKNTVGNDLWQELELASGQPIVNLMNTWISQPGLPVVSVSNSHDTAILSQERFFIGEHQPSDALWPIPLFANQPLDVKILNQKETTVSIEKPLQLNCGLSAHFVTKYDESSREYLLKNITELPTLDKICILQDVTILARAGFENSASLLPLALSLKTETNEKVFGMAAGALTELRKFVDDNDAARDSLKKISGEFAHATFKELDWDEKAGESDDDRERRTTALSLMIYSEDKEVLNEAKTRFDSNKLEDLPTEIRALIISANVRHFETTEMIDNLFAAYKNTPSNDLQNDIAIGLTSTKNPETAEKILANIKDSNIIRPQDASRWFVYLIRTRESRQIAWNWLKENWAWVEEKFGDDKSYDDFIRYAATALLTTDELDDFRQFFEPMENIPALTRTIKLGITEIKARTELIEQDKADVLSALQTTL; encoded by the coding sequence ATGACTAAAGTTCCACGCCTACTTGACACATTCACACCAAATTATTACAACCTAACTCTCGATTTAACACGCGCCGAGGAAAAAGAATTTTCTGGCACAGTTATCATTTCTGGCAATTCCACCAGCGAATCAATTTTGCTACATTCCAAAGGCTTAACAATTCAATCAGCCACAATCGACGATCAGCCCGCCGGCGTCTCATTTGGTGAGTTTGACGAATTGAGATTATCTCAGCCGAACCTTAAAAACGGAAATCACACAATTCACATCATTTTTTCCGGAAATATTACCGACGCAATGCACGGCTTGTATCCTTGTTATTTCACTCACGACGGCATTAAAAAACAACTTTTCGCTACTCAATTTGAATCGCATCACGCCCGCGAAGTTTTCCCTTGCGTTGACGAACCAGCCGCCAAAGCTGAATACGATTTGACGTTAATAACTCGCCCAGGGATAACAGTTTTGGGAAATATGCCCGTAAAAAGCGAAGAAGAAAATGATGATTCTCTCACGACAACATTTGAGAAAACACCGCGAATGAGCAGTTATCTTCTGGCTTTTGTCATCGGTGAATTGCACAAAAAATCCGCTCGCACCAAATCTAGTGTCGAGGTCAACGTCTGGGCGACACCAGCTCAGAATGAAAATACCTTAGATTTTGCGTTAGACATCGCCACTCGCTCAATTGATTTTTATGACGAATATTTCGGCGTCAAATATCCATTGCCAAAATCCGATCACGTCGCCCTTCCCGACTTTTCGTCTGGCGCAATGGAAAACTGGGGATTGATTACTTACCGCGAAAGTTGTTTACTTGCGGACCCAGAATTGACCCCAGAATCATCCAGGCGATTTATCGCGACCGTAATTGCGCACGAGCTTAGCCATCAATGGTTTGGCAATCTCGTTACCATGAACTGGTGGAATGATTTATGGCTCAATGAAAGCTTTGCCAATATGATGGAGTACGTGGCGATTGATGCATTACACCCCGAATGGCGCATGTGGGAAGATTTTGCCACGAATGAAGTAACAGCCGCACTTAGAAGAGACAGCTTAGATGGCGTTCAATCCGTTCAAGCCGACGTCAATCATCCAGACGAAATCAGCACATTATTTGACCCGGCGATTGTTTATGCTAAGGGCGGACGACTGCTTGTTATGGTCAGGAAGCTTATTGGCGAAGAGGCATTTCGCGCTGGACTTAAATCATATTTTGAAAAATTCGCGTATAAAAACACTGTCGGAAATGACCTGTGGCAAGAATTAGAGTTGGCGAGCGGTCAGCCAATTGTCAATCTAATGAACACTTGGATTTCCCAACCTGGCCTTCCTGTCGTATCAGTTTCAAATAGTCACGACACCGCGATTTTAAGTCAGGAACGATTCTTCATCGGCGAGCACCAACCATCTGACGCATTATGGCCGATTCCATTATTCGCAAACCAGCCACTTGATGTAAAAATCTTGAATCAAAAAGAAACCACCGTTTCCATTGAAAAGCCATTACAATTAAACTGTGGCTTAAGCGCCCACTTCGTCACCAAATATGACGAATCCTCTCGCGAATATTTATTGAAGAACATTACAGAGTTGCCAACCCTGGATAAGATTTGTATCTTACAGGACGTGACAATACTCGCCCGCGCTGGATTTGAAAACTCGGCGTCACTACTTCCATTGGCATTGTCGCTAAAAACCGAAACCAACGAAAAAGTCTTCGGTATGGCGGCTGGCGCCTTGACGGAACTGCGAAAGTTCGTAGACGATAATGACGCCGCCAGAGATTCATTAAAGAAAATTTCTGGAGAATTTGCGCATGCCACATTTAAGGAATTAGATTGGGATGAAAAAGCTGGAGAATCGGACGACGACCGCGAACGACGCACCACGGCTCTGAGTTTGATGATTTATAGCGAAGATAAAGAAGTTTTGAACGAGGCAAAAACGCGTTTTGATAGTAATAAATTGGAAGACTTACCGACAGAAATTCGAGCTTTAATTATCAGCGCAAACGTGAGACATTTCGAGACGACAGAGATGATTGATAATCTCTTTGCTGCATATAAGAACACGCCGTCAAATGACCTGCAGAATGATATTGCAATTGGACTAACTTCCACCAAAAACCCTGAAACAGCAGAAAAAATTCTTGCCAATATTAAAGATTCCAATATTATCCGCCCGCAAGACGCCAGCCGTTGGTTCGTGTATTTGATTCGGACCAGAGAAAGCCGCCAGATTGCTTGGAATTGGCTAAAAGAAAACTGGGCATGGGTCGAAGAGAAATTTGGTGATGACAAAAGCTATGACGATTTTATTCGCTATGCTGCCACAGCCCTATTGACAACCGACGAACTTGACGACTTTCGACAATTCTTTGAGCCGATGGAAAATATTCCAGCCCTAACCAGAACGATTAAGTTGGGGATTACAGAAATTAAAGCACGCACTGAGTTGATTGAGCAAGATAAGGCGGATGTGCTCTCTGCTTTGCAAACAACACTGTGA
- a CDS encoding ribonuclease HII, producing MILGIDEVGRGAWAGPLVIGAVVLGGAEIEGLDDSKKLTKKRRELLDEEIREQASAWALGWVSAEELDEIGMSEALKLATRRAVKEIQAKCQKNGSTFDEIIIDGTVNFLAGTPLEKYVTIIAKADGLIPSVSAASIIAKVARDKFMAKQDNVYPGYDFSSHVGYGVAKHRAAIDNLGVTPLHRLSFAPLAKYANTGANSQNASDDRKSKNQQKDTTRQIGDKGEQAAADWLVGDGHEIIERNWRTRYCEIDIVSKKDNVLYFTEVKYRKNDDFGDGLAAITNKKQQQMRFSAEMFTAKNTQYEGCDMQMLAISVDGNPPVAKECVVLE from the coding sequence GTGATTCTGGGAATTGATGAAGTCGGGCGCGGCGCGTGGGCTGGACCGTTGGTGATTGGCGCGGTGGTTTTGGGCGGCGCTGAAATTGAAGGGCTTGATGATAGTAAAAAATTGACCAAAAAACGACGTGAATTGCTCGATGAGGAAATTCGCGAGCAAGCGTCGGCTTGGGCATTGGGCTGGGTTTCTGCTGAGGAACTGGATGAAATAGGGATGAGCGAGGCGCTTAAGCTGGCAACGCGGCGTGCAGTCAAAGAAATCCAAGCGAAATGTCAGAAAAATGGCTCGACGTTTGATGAAATTATTATCGATGGGACGGTCAATTTTTTGGCGGGTACACCGCTAGAAAAGTATGTAACAATTATAGCGAAAGCCGACGGTCTGATTCCGAGCGTTTCGGCGGCGTCGATTATTGCTAAAGTGGCTCGCGATAAATTCATGGCGAAGCAGGATAATGTTTATCCAGGATATGATTTTTCTTCGCACGTTGGCTATGGCGTGGCGAAGCATCGAGCGGCTATTGATAATCTGGGCGTAACTCCGCTACATCGGCTGAGTTTTGCGCCGTTGGCTAAATACGCTAATACTGGGGCGAATTCGCAAAATGCGTCTGACGATAGAAAATCTAAAAACCAGCAAAAAGACACGACGCGTCAAATTGGTGATAAAGGTGAGCAAGCGGCGGCGGATTGGTTGGTAGGCGATGGTCATGAAATTATAGAACGGAATTGGCGGACGCGGTATTGCGAAATTGATATTGTTAGCAAAAAAGATAATGTTTTATATTTTACAGAGGTCAAATATCGTAAAAATGACGATTTCGGCGATGGCTTGGCGGCGATTACAAATAAAAAACAGCAGCAAATGCGTTTTTCTGCAGAGATGTTCACTGCCAAAAATACGCAGTATGAAGGCTGTGATATGCAAATGCTGGCAATTTCTGTTGATGGAAATCCGCCCGTAGCTAAAGAGTGTGTGGTGTTGGAATAA
- the rplS gene encoding 50S ribosomal protein L19 gives MSFELINKINQAQKKQAVVDARSGDTVRVYQKIKEGNKERIQMFEGVVIRTDNKKSHTSRITVRKIASGVGVEKSFLMHSPLIEKIEIARRAKVRRKFLSFLRQRSGKSARLTAKNFDRAAVNDIHDAKAEAEAERLKEEAAQAAAAKQAEKDAAQAELDAKAAEVAARHKDA, from the coding sequence ATGAGTTTTGAGTTAATCAACAAAATCAACCAAGCACAAAAAAAGCAAGCAGTTGTCGATGCTCGCAGCGGTGACACAGTTCGCGTTTACCAGAAAATTAAGGAAGGCAACAAAGAGCGTATTCAGATGTTCGAGGGTGTTGTCATCCGCACCGATAATAAAAAATCACACACATCACGCATTACTGTTCGAAAAATTGCTTCAGGCGTTGGCGTTGAAAAGTCATTTTTGATGCACAGTCCACTGATTGAGAAGATTGAGATTGCTCGTCGTGCTAAGGTTCGCCGCAAGTTCTTAAGCTTCCTTCGCCAGCGTAGCGGTAAGTCAGCTCGCTTGACGGCTAAGAATTTCGATCGTGCTGCTGTTAATGATATTCATGACGCTAAGGCAGAAGCGGAAGCTGAACGCTTGAAGGAAGAAGCTGCTCAGGCTGCTGCTGCAAAACAAGCTGAAAAAGATGCCGCTCAGGCAGAGCTTGACGCTAAGGCTGCTGAAGTTGCAGCTCGCCATAAAGACGCGTAA
- a CDS encoding NAD(P)-dependent malic enzyme: MDYNKLALELHEKYKGKITTSLRDKEELNRDKLSAYYSPGVGAVSQAISENPADLPKYTWTNNLVAVISDGSAILGLGNLGPKAAMPVMEGKALLFKHFADVDAMPIVLDVHEPEEIIATVKAIAPSFGAINLEDIAAPKCFEIEERLKAELDIPVFHDDQHGTAVVVLAGLINAAKLTGRNLADCKFVVIGAGAAGTAIIKLLNLYGAKNIVAVDSRGIVGKSRTDLNAEKTALLEYVDASQSGSIEDAITDADVFIGVSRAGLLTPELVQKMAKDPIVFALANPVPEIMPDVAKEAGVAIISTGRSDFPNQVNNSLAFPGIFRGALDHGVKKITDQHKLAAAEALANLVENPTVDKVVPTAFDEGVVEAIANVIR; the protein is encoded by the coding sequence ATGGATTACAATAAATTAGCACTCGAACTACACGAAAAATACAAAGGTAAAATTACGACTAGCCTCAGAGATAAAGAAGAGCTTAATCGCGACAAACTTAGCGCTTATTACAGCCCTGGCGTCGGCGCAGTTAGCCAAGCAATTTCCGAAAATCCAGCAGATTTGCCAAAATACACTTGGACAAACAATCTAGTCGCCGTAATCTCAGACGGCTCAGCAATTTTAGGCTTAGGTAATTTGGGACCAAAAGCCGCCATGCCAGTCATGGAAGGAAAAGCTTTGCTATTTAAGCATTTTGCCGATGTCGACGCCATGCCAATTGTGTTAGACGTTCACGAACCAGAAGAAATTATTGCCACCGTTAAAGCCATTGCGCCAAGTTTCGGCGCCATCAACCTTGAGGATATTGCCGCACCAAAATGCTTTGAGATTGAAGAGCGATTGAAGGCGGAATTAGATATTCCAGTCTTCCATGACGATCAACACGGCACGGCTGTCGTTGTATTAGCGGGCTTAATTAACGCCGCTAAATTGACAGGACGAAACCTGGCAGATTGCAAATTCGTGGTCATTGGCGCAGGCGCAGCTGGTACGGCAATCATCAAATTGTTAAATCTTTACGGAGCAAAAAACATCGTAGCGGTGGATAGTCGAGGAATTGTCGGAAAATCACGCACAGACTTGAACGCTGAAAAAACCGCACTATTGGAATATGTTGATGCATCGCAATCTGGCTCAATTGAAGACGCCATCACCGACGCAGACGTATTCATCGGCGTATCGCGCGCAGGACTTCTCACTCCAGAATTAGTCCAAAAAATGGCGAAAGATCCAATCGTATTTGCACTAGCAAATCCTGTTCCAGAAATTATGCCAGACGTCGCCAAAGAAGCCGGCGTCGCAATCATTAGCACGGGTCGCAGCGACTTTCCAAACCAGGTCAACAACTCTCTGGCCTTCCCTGGAATTTTCCGCGGCGCATTAGATCACGGAGTTAAGAAAATCACCGATCAGCACAAATTAGCGGCTGCCGAAGCACTAGCTAACTTGGTCGAAAATCCAACCGTCGATAAAGTCGTCCCAACCGCATTTGATGAGGGTGTTGTTGAAGCTATTGCGAATGTCATTAGATAA